GAGCGGTTACTGGGCCCTACGGCCGCGCTGGCTTCAGCCCGTTGCGACCTTCTTTCTGTTGGAGCCTACACACTGGATCATGCAAACGCGCCAATTCGCGAATCTGAAGCGGTACGCGGAGCGTGATTGGATCCGCGCGGTGTGAGCAGGTTAAACCGAACCAAGCGCGCCAACGCAAAAACCGCCCGTTCGGCAGGAAGCGTCTAATGCGAACGACAGGAGACGCAAATTGCTCGCGCCAGTATCACGAGAAGTCTCGGACTCATGCCCCTGCCTCCGATGATGACCGAGGCAATCCTGGCGGATGATCAACCCCCTTTCCGGTCACGGCGTTCCACACTGATGAGGTCCAGGGCGAAGCGCGCAAGAAATTCCGCCACGTGGCCCCCCAACCAGAAGCGCGGGCTTGCGGGCGCCACCGCGGTTCGCGGACGGGACGGAATGGGCAGCCGAACAGTGCCGCCGGTCACTTGGGCGCCCGGCTGGATCTCGATCGACCGCTTGGCGGCGGATACGTCGCCCTCAACCGGCGCCATCACCGTAACCGTGCGCCCCGCCGCATAGAGGTCATCGCGGATCGGCGCTGAGACCAAGACAGCGTTGCCGGACTGAGCGACAAACGCGGTTGCCGGGAGCGGCGCGGCGAGCGTAAGCATCACAATCGCGAGCCAGAACAAGGGCCACAACTTCACAAGAGCGCGGATTCCGGGGCGGCGCCGAAGGGGAGCATTCCACTGCCAACACACCCGCGACCGTCAGACCAAGATCCTCCCACACGCCGAAGTAAACCGCCGCCTGCTCGCCAAGAGCCGCCCAGGCGCCTGAGCCGGCGCAGGACATGGTTGCCGAATCCAGATCGCTGCGAGGCTCCAACCGCTGCTGGAAAGCCACGGTGGACCTGGGCGCTGGCCGTCGCGCCATCGAGCTCCGTGGGCGATGTCAGTCGGATGAAACGTGGCAGAAGCTGATGTCGGCGATCAACATCGAGCGGCACATCGTCTACTGACCGCGCCGATACGCCGGCCGATGCATCGCTCCGGCATCATAGTCCTCCCAACATTGTCCGGTGGGCAGGGCCGGTCGCGCGGCGGCGTGACGCGGAACTGGCGCGACCGCCTGTCTTGTAAGGTCTCCGCCGAGCGCCTCTTGAAGGTTTCCTCGCTACTCCGACGGGCCTCAATCGTCCGAGTCACGATGCATGAGAGGGAGGCGACCAATGCCGCAGACGCCCCACGTCGAACGTCACTTCACCGGCGGCGAGATGGTTCGGGACATTGTGATCGGGATGTCAGATGGGCTGACGGTCCCGTTTGCCCTCGCGGCGGGCCTCTCCGGCGTCGTCACCTCGACAAGGATCGTCGTGACTGCCGGCCTCGCTGAAATCGCGGCGGGCTCAATCGCGATGGGGCTGGGAGGTTATCTGGCTGCCAGAAGCGATGCCGAACACTATGCGAGCGAACAAGCGCGTGAGACCGACGAGGTCCGGACGGTCCCCGACGTCGAGGCCGACGAGGTCCGCCAGGTGTTTGCCGGATACGGCCTCGCGCCGCAAGAAAGCACGCCAGTGATCGAGGCGCTCCGCCGTCGCCCTCAGGCGTGGATCGACTTCATGATGCGGTTCGAGTTAGGACTGGAGAAACCTGTCCCGGCGCGTGCGTTCACCAGCGCACTCACGATCGCCGGCGCCTACGTCGGCGGCGGGTTCATCCCGCTCGCACCGTACTTGTTTACGTCACACGTGGGAACTGCATTGCCGTCCTCGATCGCCGTCACACTCGCGGCCCTGATGGTCTTCGGGTATATCAAGGGTCGATTCACCGGCGCTCGGCCCGGCCGCAGCGCAGCCCAGACCGTGCTCGTCGGGGGACTCGCTGCAGCGGCGGCATTTGCGCTGGCCCGGCTCATTTCGTAGCATCGTGGTGGCGTGCGCAGCGACAACGCGTGTCATACCGGACGCAACGTGACATCGCAGCCAAAGGGCGAACCGAGCGGCGGACTGACCACCGACCGCGCCCATGCCCTCCTCGCCGTCTACGGGCCCAACCGCCTGGTCCCCGAGCGCCGTCGTGTGGGCGTTCTCGGCTGGCTGCTACGGGCCCTCGCGGACCCCATGGCCGCCCTCCTGCTCGTCGCCGGCAGTACCTACCTCGTGCTGCGGGACTACGTCGATGCGGCGGTGACCTTCGGGGCCCTCGTGCCGATCTCCGCGGTGACTCTCGTCCTCGAACGGCGTGCCGAACAGGCGCTGGCGCAACTCAAGCGGCTCACCGCGCCCGCGGCCATCGTCTGGCGCGACGGGCAGCGTCAGACCGTCACGGCCGAGACCTTGGTTCCCGACGACATCATCGTCCTTCACGAAGGCGACATCATTCCGGCGGATGCGACCCTCCTCGAGGGCACGGCGCTCGTCGTAGACGAGTCCGCCCTGACCGGAGAGGCGCACCCTGTCATCAAAGACGCGGCGACCGAGGGCGGAGATCGGCTGCTGTTTGCCGGCACGACGCTGCGCGCAGGCCGGGGCACCGCGCGGATCGCCGTCACCGGCGCGGCCACGCGGTATGGCCGGATCGGAAGCCTTATGGCCCGGATCACCCCGCCGCCGACGCCGCTCCAGCGCCTCATCCGCCGGCTCATCCGGCAACTGGCCCGCGGCGCGGCGATCCTCTGCGCTGGGGTCTTCGCCATCGAGGTGATCCAGGGGCGCGGCTGGGCGGCGGGGATCATAGCGGGCGTCAGCCTGGGGATCGCAGCCGTCCCTGAAGAGTTCCCCATCGTCTACACGCTCTATCTGGCACTCGGTGCCTGGAGGCTGGCCAGGGCGCGGGCGTTGATCCGGCGCCTGACCGGGGTCGAGGCCCTGGGGGCCACCACCGTGATCTGCGCGGACAAGACCGGCACGCTCACGCTCGGACGCATGGACGTAGCTGCCCTATCTTCGCCGCCCGAGATCGTCCGAGCGGGTGACCCCTTGTCTTCGGAAGCCGAGGCCCTGCTGCACGAGGCCGTGCGGGCTTCAGAGCCTCGCCCGTACGATCCGATGGACCAAGCGATTCTCCGGTTCGCCGTGGCCCATGGAGTCAATGTGGACGCGCTGCACGCAAGGACCCTCGCCCACGACTACCCGTTCGATCCGACCGGCAAGTACAACTCGCACGTTTGGGACCATAACGGCAACGCGTGGATCTCGGCAAAGGGTGCGGCAGAGGGCATCCTCGAACGAAGCCAGGCTGATGCGGAGCGCCGAAGGCAGGCCCTCGAGGCGAACCGCGTCCTGGCCGCCGAGGGCTTCCGCGTGATCGCCGTCGCCGGCGGTCCGCTCCCGCGCACCACGGGCGACCGGGCTGCCGACGAAGGCTACCTTCGTTTTACGGGGCTCATCGCGTTCTCAGATCCACTTCGACCGGGCGTAGCGGAGGCACTACTCGAGTGCGCCCAAGCGGGAATCCGTGTTGCGATGATCACGGGTGATCACCCGGTGACCGCGCACGCGGTGGCCGAGGGCCTCGGCCTGCCGCACAGCCATGAACTACCCATCGTTACAGGAGAGGACCTGGACCGGGCCGACGAGCCGACCTTGCGGCAGTTGGTGAGCCGCATCAACATCTTCGCGCGCGTTCGCCCGGAGCAGAAGTACCGCCTGGTCCAGGCACTGCGAAGTCAGGGCGAGGTCGTCGCGATGACGGGAGACGGCGTCAACGATGCGCCGGCCCTCCGCGAGGCGGACGTCGGGGTCGCGATGGGCGAGCGCGGCACCGAGGTCGCCCGCGAGGCCGCGACGATCGTGTTGCTGGACGATAACTTCGCCACGCTCATCATGGCGATCCGGGAAGGGCGTCGTATCTTCGATGATCTCCGGCGGGCATTCACGTATCTGATTGCCTTTCACACGCCGATCCTGCTGGCCGCGCTGACGGTCCCGCTCCTCGGTGCGCCTCTCCTCCTCCTGCCGCTTCATCTCGTGTGGCTGGAGTTGATCGTCCACCCCACAGCATCGCTCGTATTCGAGTACGATCCACCCGCGCCTGACCTCATGCGCCGTCCTCCCAGGCATCCCGAGGCCGGACTCGTCGATTCGGCAGATTTCTTGTGGGCGTCGGCGACGGGAGTCACCCTCTGTGGCGGCGTGTTGTGGCTCTACCTGTGGGGCCTCGGGCACGTTGGCGGCGAGGCGCACGCCCGCGGGATCGCGTTGGCCGCCCTGCTGCTGGGACAGATCATCCTGGTGTTGTCGGCACGGTCACCAACAACAGCCTTCTGGCGGGCGCCGCTGTCGGGGAACCGCGTGCTCCCTCCCGTCCTGGGCGTCACGGTCGCGAGTCTGGCCGTGGTCCTGTACGTCCCACCGCTCGCGTCAATTCTCCACGTCGCCCCGCCTTCGGCTGCCGGGTGGGTGCTCGCCGCCGGCGTGGCGGGAGCGACGACGTTCTGGCACGAGATGTTCAAGACTGCCAAGGCTCGTCGCGGGACGCCGCCCTGAAAGCACCGCGTGCCCATCCTCCACCCCCTGCACCGGCTTTGACTTCGGGTTCTCAGTACCTCACGGGGGGGCACGACGACCTGAGCCCTAATCGCTTTTGCTAGCTACTTCGCCGGCCCACCTGCGGAAGTCGTCGCGCCGCGGGCGATAGCGGGGTTCTCGTGCGAAGGCGACGACTCCCGCGGCTTTGTCCCTCGCTTCGCTGTCGACGATCCTGGTACCGAGCGAGTGCTCGATCGGGCCTCGTCCTCCCCACGCCCGAGAGGGAATCAAGCCGGGATCTGATAGGCCGCTTCGAAGGCGGAGGGTACGGTGTTCATAGGTGTGATCCATCTTCTCGAGAGGCATCGCTGCATGGTGAGATCCGCGCGTGGGCGGCGGTGGTTGTTCATCGGCGGTGCGATCCTGGTGCTCGTGGTGGCGGCCGCGGCGGCCACGCCGTTCCTGATCCCCGTTGACCGTTACCGGCCGTTGCTTGAGCAGTACATCCGGGCCGGTACCGGACGCGACGTCCGGATCGCGGCGTTGCGGCTGGTCCTGTGGCCGCGGGTCCACGTCCACGCGGTGGATGTCCGCCTCCGGAACCCGGCAGGATTTCCCACGGGGGACGCGATCCTGGTGAAATCGGTCGATCTCGGCGTCGAGCCGCGCGCGCTTCTCACGCGGCGACTCGCGATCACATACGTCGCCCTCAGCGGCGTCCGTGTGAACGTGCTGAGCGACGCCGCCGGCCGCACAAACTACGATCTCCCGGCGCCGCCACGGGCCGCCCCGCCGCTGTCGGCCGGCGGGCAATCGCTCCTGGCCCTCACCCCCTTCGGCGCGGTGACGGTGAAGAACGTCGAGATCGCGATCGGCAGGCTCGACCCGACCCGTGAGCAGACGACGCCGGTTGTGACGCTGGTCGGGCTAAACGCCCGGGTGTCGTCGATCGACCCGAGCGCCTCGAACTGGACGAAGCGGCTCGAGATCACCGCCGATTTGCGGAATGCGCGGCTCGTGACGCCGCTGCTGGCCGCGCCAACGCGGTTCCAGTCCGGCGAGTTCCACCTAAGCGGCGGCAAAGGGCTAGGGACCTTTGCCGCCAACCTGGATACCATGCGCGTCACGGGGACGGTTGCGATCGCCGACGTGGCATCTCCGGCGGTGACGTTCACGCTCGTGATCCCCAGGCTCGATGCGAATCTCCTGCAGCGTCTCGTGCGCGCGCGCGGCGGCCCCGCCGTGACGGGCCCGGCCGGACCGCGGCGATTGGTCGCGCGCGGCGAGGTCGGGATCGACAAATTCGTGTTCTCTCCCATCGAGGCGGAGCGGATCCGGTGCCGGCTCAGCATCTACATGGACGCCGTTCGGGCCGACTCGTACACGTTGGCCGCCTACGGCGGCACCGTGCAGGGAGTTGCCGCCCTCAACTACGCGTCGACGGGCCTCCCCGCGTCGGGCACCGCGCGCGTGCGCCGCCTCGACCTGGGACAGGTGGTGCGCCTCGCCGATCCCCGGGCGCCAAAGATCGCCGGCGCGGGGGACGCCGACCTCCGGTTCTCGACTGCGCTGGGACGAGATCCCCTGGCGGCGCTCGTGGCTGCCGGAACGTTCGCCGTGCACCAGCTCGCGGCGCCGCCGGTTGCGGCGAGCCAGGCGAGCGGCCGGCTGAGCGTGCGCGGGGGCAGGCTCGAGTTGCCGGCGTATACGCTCTCCGCCTACGGCGGCACCGTCCAGGGCGCGGCCGCGCTCGATTACGCCGCCGCCGCCCTTCCCGTGGCCGGGACGGTACGCGCGCGCGCCATCAACGTGGCGCAGTTCGGGGGCATCCTCAATCCCGGGCCGCCCAGGATCACGGGCACGCTCGACACGGATCTCCGACTTTCGACCGCGCTGGGACGCGATCCCCGAGCCGCACTGACTGGTGCCGGCAGCTTCGCCGTGCGCAACGGCACGCTTCCCGGACTGAACCTCAGGGACTTCATGGTGACGGCGGCCAGGGCGCTCCAGCTCAGTCTGCCCCAAGGGCCGACCCGGTTTCGCTACTTCGGCGGGGACGTGAGCATCGCGCAGCAGCGCGTTTCCAGTCAAGCCCTTCGCCTGGACGGAGACGACGTCGAGGGGACGGGCCGGGGGAGCTTCGGCTTCGACAAGACGCTTGATTACACGGGAACGGGCGTGCTGAAATCCCTGACGTCGCCAGGGACCTCGTCGATGGCGGGGGGCGTCCCGTCGGCGGGGGAGATCTTCGGCAGGTTCGTTCCCGGCGCCTCGGGCGCGACCGGGGTCCGAATCCCGTTCTCCATCCACGGCACCTTCGATGTCCCGAAGTTCGCTCTCGCCGGCAGACCGGAGTTCGTCAGGGGGACAGGGTCCCAGCCACAGCAGAAGCCGCCGCAACCGCAGCTTCCCCGGCTGCCCCAACTGCCGCCCGCCCTGCAGGACCTGCTGAAGCCGCCCCCCTGAGCGAAGCGGCGGCCAGCGCCCCGGCGCGGCAACCTGATATGGCCCCGCTGGGTGCTCGCAGCCGGGCTGGTCGGAATCGAGTGGGCGACGCCACTTGTTGAGGAA
This window of the bacterium genome carries:
- a CDS encoding VIT1/CCC1 transporter family protein — protein: MPQTPHVERHFTGGEMVRDIVIGMSDGLTVPFALAAGLSGVVTSTRIVVTAGLAEIAAGSIAMGLGGYLAARSDAEHYASEQARETDEVRTVPDVEADEVRQVFAGYGLAPQESTPVIEALRRRPQAWIDFMMRFELGLEKPVPARAFTSALTIAGAYVGGGFIPLAPYLFTSHVGTALPSSIAVTLAALMVFGYIKGRFTGARPGRSAAQTVLVGGLAAAAAFALARLIS
- a CDS encoding cation-transporting P-type ATPase, producing the protein MTSQPKGEPSGGLTTDRAHALLAVYGPNRLVPERRRVGVLGWLLRALADPMAALLLVAGSTYLVLRDYVDAAVTFGALVPISAVTLVLERRAEQALAQLKRLTAPAAIVWRDGQRQTVTAETLVPDDIIVLHEGDIIPADATLLEGTALVVDESALTGEAHPVIKDAATEGGDRLLFAGTTLRAGRGTARIAVTGAATRYGRIGSLMARITPPPTPLQRLIRRLIRQLARGAAILCAGVFAIEVIQGRGWAAGIIAGVSLGIAAVPEEFPIVYTLYLALGAWRLARARALIRRLTGVEALGATTVICADKTGTLTLGRMDVAALSSPPEIVRAGDPLSSEAEALLHEAVRASEPRPYDPMDQAILRFAVAHGVNVDALHARTLAHDYPFDPTGKYNSHVWDHNGNAWISAKGAAEGILERSQADAERRRQALEANRVLAAEGFRVIAVAGGPLPRTTGDRAADEGYLRFTGLIAFSDPLRPGVAEALLECAQAGIRVAMITGDHPVTAHAVAEGLGLPHSHELPIVTGEDLDRADEPTLRQLVSRINIFARVRPEQKYRLVQALRSQGEVVAMTGDGVNDAPALREADVGVAMGERGTEVAREAATIVLLDDNFATLIMAIREGRRIFDDLRRAFTYLIAFHTPILLAALTVPLLGAPLLLLPLHLVWLELIVHPTASLVFEYDPPAPDLMRRPPRHPEAGLVDSADFLWASATGVTLCGGVLWLYLWGLGHVGGEAHARGIALAALLLGQIILVLSARSPTTAFWRAPLSGNRVLPPVLGVTVASLAVVLYVPPLASILHVAPPSAAGWVLAAGVAGATTFWHEMFKTAKARRGTPP
- a CDS encoding AsmA family protein, producing the protein MVRSARGRRWLFIGGAILVLVVAAAAATPFLIPVDRYRPLLEQYIRAGTGRDVRIAALRLVLWPRVHVHAVDVRLRNPAGFPTGDAILVKSVDLGVEPRALLTRRLAITYVALSGVRVNVLSDAAGRTNYDLPAPPRAAPPLSAGGQSLLALTPFGAVTVKNVEIAIGRLDPTREQTTPVVTLVGLNARVSSIDPSASNWTKRLEITADLRNARLVTPLLAAPTRFQSGEFHLSGGKGLGTFAANLDTMRVTGTVAIADVASPAVTFTLVIPRLDANLLQRLVRARGGPAVTGPAGPRRLVARGEVGIDKFVFSPIEAERIRCRLSIYMDAVRADSYTLAAYGGTVQGVAALNYASTGLPASGTARVRRLDLGQVVRLADPRAPKIAGAGDADLRFSTALGRDPLAALVAAGTFAVHQLAAPPVAASQASGRLSVRGGRLELPAYTLSAYGGTVQGAAALDYAAAALPVAGTVRARAINVAQFGGILNPGPPRITGTLDTDLRLSTALGRDPRAALTGAGSFAVRNGTLPGLNLRDFMVTAARALQLSLPQGPTRFRYFGGDVSIAQQRVSSQALRLDGDDVEGTGRGSFGFDKTLDYTGTGVLKSLTSPGTSSMAGGVPSAGEIFGRFVPGASGATGVRIPFSIHGTFDVPKFALAGRPEFVRGTGSQPQQKPPQPQLPRLPQLPPALQDLLKPPP